In Candidatus Kaelpia aquatica, the DNA window CACTGAAAGCTTGCTTAACGTTGCCTACTATTCTAGGGGTAAGCAGTATTACAAGCTCAGTTTTAACCTTCTTTTTATGCTTTTCAGAAAAAAGTTTACCTATAAATGGAATATCTCCAATCCCAGGAACCTTCTCGCGTCCATCGATCTCCGTCTCTTTCATCAACCCCGCAAGAACAATAGTATCGCCATCTTTTACTATAACTGTTGTCTCAGCTTCAGAGGTAGTCTTCTTTATATATATCGAGCCTTCCAACGCTCCTTCAACCTCTGTGCCTGAGCTAACCTCAGGTTTAATATGCATAGTAATAAAACCATCGTCAGAGATATAAGGCGTAACACTAAGCCTAACTCCTGTCTCCATATATTCAACGCTCTCTGCATATACAGCCTCACCCGACTCTGGATATGTAATAGAGACAGAGACGATAGGCTCCTTATCCCCCACAAGAACATAGGCTTCCTGCCCATCTAAAACAGTTATATGAGGAGAAGATAGAACATCGGACTTTCCGTATGTATCAAAAGCCTTTATAATTCCAGAATATTGATGATGACCGTCTAGAGCAGCGCTAGGATCCAAGGCTGCCTTACCTACAGCAATCTGTCCTACCCCTGCACTACCTGAAGAAGGCAGAGAGAAGTTGCCGCTGTAAGATATTCCTAGATGCTTCCCAAAGACTCCTTCCCAGTCTACGCCTAAGCGGTATTCGTCGCTTAAAGTAATCTGGACAATCTTAGCTTCAATCTTAACAGCCTGAGGCCTCTTATCAAAAGCAATGAGAATCTTCTCTATATGCTCAACGTTACTGGGAATATCTGTGACTACAACCCTGTTTGAAGTTTGGTCAAATTTTATTATCCCTACATCCTTGTTTACAAGATCAACCACATTCTCTTTTATATCTTCAACCCGAGTATAGTTAAGCTGGATTACTCTCGTCTCTAATGGGGAATCTACAGATTTTATTATTTTATCAATTTCGTAAATAACATCAGGGGCATCCAAAACAATTATAGAATTTGAAAAACTGTCAATAATCACTTTTCCTATATCACTTTTTAACTCGCTGATAGTCTCTCCCAAAGATATGGCTTTGGCATTCTTTAAATCATATCTTCTAATTACTCTTAAGTCATAAAACGGTTTGCCGTATTTTTCTTTATATTCTTTATTCGTCATAACGGTGATTAAATTTTTTCTTTTCTCATAAGCTAAATCATTTGCCGCAATTAAAATTTCAAAGGCATCCCACACAGAAACATCTTTTAAAAAGACGGTGACTTTACCCCGCACTAAAGGAGAAGTAGCGATACTTAGCCCTGAACGCAGAGAAATTATTTTTAATACATCAAGTATATCCATTCCCTTGATGTCCAAGGTAACCGGAGCACTAACATCTACCTGAGATGCATAAGCTAAAAAAGAAAACAATAAAAGTGCTACGCTAAAAACTAATCTCTTTTTCTTCATTATTAACATTTATTATAACTGAACTTTGTTTTATTTTCTTAATTTTTATACCTTTTATCTCCTGACCCTCAGTAACCAAGTGTTGTTTTTTATCTTTTTC includes these proteins:
- a CDS encoding secretin N-terminal domain-containing protein, with the protein product MKKKRLVFSVALLLFSFLAYASQVDVSAPVTLDIKGMDILDVLKIISLRSGLSIATSPLVRGKVTVFLKDVSVWDAFEILIAANDLAYEKRKNLITVMTNKEYKEKYGKPFYDLRVIRRYDLKNAKAISLGETISELKSDIGKVIIDSFSNSIIVLDAPDVIYEIDKIIKSVDSPLETRVIQLNYTRVEDIKENVVDLVNKDVGIIKFDQTSNRVVVTDIPSNVEHIEKILIAFDKRPQAVKIEAKIVQITLSDEYRLGVDWEGVFGKHLGISYSGNFSLPSSGSAGVGQIAVGKAALDPSAALDGHHQYSGIIKAFDTYGKSDVLSSPHITVLDGQEAYVLVGDKEPIVSVSITYPESGEAVYAESVEYMETGVRLSVTPYISDDGFITMHIKPEVSSGTEVEGALEGSIYIKKTTSEAETTVIVKDGDTIVLAGLMKETEIDGREKVPGIGDIPFIGKLFSEKHKKKVKTELVILLTPRIVGNVKQAFSESVAEFANEQIGYESPKADSAGLTRSFDHAKTELILAEDKERSSYSEYYLKITNIIYDYFGKNYLNMGLNREVNIVFLLNSRGGLIGEPAVVGEVDSTIRDLAIEVIKKAGPYPAFPISLNKEKEAFNILLNF